One part of the Sphingobacterium sp. LZ7M1 genome encodes these proteins:
- a CDS encoding Sb-PDE family phosphodiesterase → MKIKSTLLGALLLSVVVTQGQTDNGIMELSEFAYPVKRKNLNIPNVNGFQVLKCDFHMHTVFTDGHVWPNVRVQEAWREGLDAISYTEHMEYNPHSADVKVDHNRSHDLAVELAKENNVLLVKGTEITRQTPPGHFNALFIQDANTLVSDNNASLDQEAIDKVYAQKAFIFWNHPGWQVNNIPGSYEWIDFVEKMYQEKKLHGIEVVNGLGFHKKALDWALDRNLAIIGNTDIHNLIAHDYDMEKPGVHRTMTLVMSKDRSAAGIREALEAGRTVVWSSNYLFGKEEHVRELVNACVSVSASYHEKINGKTKVKTRYYEIKNNSDLYFELELKEGKGTKRLVLYPESTQILTAEDGQSRLSYEIISTYIRSDKHLQFEVNLK, encoded by the coding sequence CGCAAGAACTTAAATATTCCCAATGTCAATGGTTTCCAGGTTTTGAAATGTGATTTTCATATGCATACGGTCTTTACCGATGGTCATGTTTGGCCTAATGTCCGTGTTCAGGAAGCTTGGCGTGAAGGATTGGACGCTATTTCATATACCGAACACATGGAATATAACCCGCACAGTGCGGATGTGAAGGTAGACCATAACCGTTCCCATGATTTAGCCGTAGAACTAGCAAAAGAAAACAATGTCCTTTTGGTGAAAGGTACTGAAATTACCCGTCAAACTCCTCCAGGCCATTTCAATGCGCTATTTATTCAAGATGCCAATACCTTAGTTTCCGATAATAATGCAAGCCTGGACCAAGAAGCGATCGATAAGGTTTATGCCCAGAAAGCCTTTATCTTCTGGAACCATCCTGGTTGGCAGGTAAATAACATACCTGGCTCTTATGAATGGATCGATTTTGTGGAAAAGATGTACCAAGAGAAAAAGCTACATGGCATCGAAGTGGTTAATGGACTTGGATTCCATAAAAAAGCGTTGGACTGGGCATTGGACCGAAATCTGGCCATTATTGGAAATACAGATATCCATAACCTGATTGCCCATGATTATGATATGGAAAAACCTGGGGTTCATAGAACTATGACATTGGTCATGTCAAAAGACCGTTCAGCAGCTGGAATACGTGAAGCTTTGGAAGCAGGGCGTACCGTAGTTTGGTCAAGTAACTATCTTTTTGGAAAGGAAGAACATGTTAGGGAATTAGTGAATGCCTGTGTTTCGGTCTCAGCATCCTATCATGAAAAAATCAATGGCAAAACAAAAGTGAAGACCAGATATTATGAAATCAAGAACAATAGTGACCTATACTTTGAACTGGAACTAAAAGAAGGAAAGGGAACAAAGCGATTGGTCCTTTATCCAGAATCCACTCAAATCTTGACTGCCGAAGATGGCCAATCCAGACTGTCCTATGAAATTATTTCCACTTATATCAGAAGTGACAAACATTTGCAGTTTGAAGTCAATCTTAAATAA
- a CDS encoding DUF3667 domain-containing protein has product MSHGKLREEKNCLNCGHFVEERFCPHCGQENTENRQPFHYLFTHFFEDFTHYDGQFWKTMKYLLFFPGKLTKIYLSGKRQGYVPPVKLYIFISFVTFFIASFVGTNNHADNSGNVSLDSLQKEILRKELNQDLLANGSIGVLDSAELNSKIDQIFNLDSLQHEDDADLSNTKLFSFNSLAEYDSISQVNPSIIRKIFRPYVNKYFELKDHQVPLNDIVQSFVTVFMHTFPKALFFYLPIFALILYLFHDKKKWWYYDHGVFTLHYFSFLLMIATLFLIMNLIEPSLHAYAWFNHLSTWIYGIAMIYAGLYFFIAHHRFYATRKRRSILIGILVFIVNSFAFSILLMILVSISLLLIH; this is encoded by the coding sequence ATGAGCCACGGAAAACTACGTGAAGAAAAAAACTGCTTAAACTGCGGTCACTTCGTCGAGGAAAGGTTCTGCCCCCATTGCGGACAGGAAAACACGGAAAACAGACAGCCTTTTCATTATCTCTTTACCCACTTTTTTGAAGACTTCACCCACTATGATGGTCAGTTCTGGAAAACCATGAAGTATCTTTTGTTCTTTCCAGGAAAGCTGACCAAAATCTACCTTTCCGGTAAAAGGCAAGGATATGTGCCCCCTGTCAAACTGTATATCTTCATTTCCTTTGTAACCTTCTTTATTGCGTCTTTCGTAGGCACTAACAATCATGCTGACAATTCAGGAAATGTTTCCCTGGATTCCTTGCAAAAGGAAATCCTACGGAAGGAACTAAATCAGGATCTTTTGGCCAATGGAAGCATTGGGGTTTTAGATTCTGCGGAATTAAATTCAAAAATAGACCAAATCTTTAATCTGGATAGCTTACAGCATGAAGATGATGCCGATTTAAGCAACACAAAGCTGTTCAGTTTTAATTCCTTAGCTGAATACGACTCCATCTCCCAAGTAAATCCTTCCATAATCAGAAAGATTTTCAGGCCATATGTAAATAAATATTTCGAACTGAAGGACCATCAGGTTCCATTGAATGATATAGTACAGAGCTTTGTGACTGTTTTTATGCATACTTTCCCAAAAGCCTTATTTTTCTACCTGCCGATATTTGCACTGATCCTGTACCTCTTCCATGACAAGAAAAAATGGTGGTATTACGACCATGGCGTATTTACACTTCATTATTTTTCTTTCTTGCTCATGATCGCTACCTTATTCCTTATCATGAACCTGATTGAACCGAGCCTTCACGCCTATGCCTGGTTCAACCATCTTTCCACATGGATTTACGGCATTGCCATGATATATGCAGGCCTGTATTTCTTTATCGCACATCACCGTTTCTATGCGACTAGGAAAAGAAGGAGTATTCTGATAGGAATATTAGTATTCATTGTCAATTCATTTGCTTTTTCAATCCTATTGATGATCTTGGTAAGCATTTCTCTGCTGCTGATCCATTAA
- a CDS encoding PstS family phosphate ABC transporter substrate-binding protein, with protein sequence MRNSIIRFFPILTLLGTTFFYSCSNNSNSIKMKGSDTEVNLAVNLAEKFTKLDPTFSIAISGGGSGLGITSLMNGQADIANSSRPLSEEEVQQFQDKNIDIKTVVFAEDATAFIVHKDLPIDSIDVETLAKIMDGSIKNWSEVNAINSPVNIYGRQSSSGTHSFVKKKLKIEFANTAKEMTGNAQIIEGVKADKTGIGYVGAGYVSPDPQEAQGIKILKIKKDKTSHSISPLDQDAINNGTYFFQRPLYQFILAKSWEKVRPFINFERSPAGRILIEDHGYYILENQKNEI encoded by the coding sequence ATGAGAAATAGTATAATTCGCTTTTTTCCAATCCTAACTTTGTTAGGTACTACGTTTTTCTATTCATGTAGTAATAATTCCAATTCCATCAAGATGAAGGGGTCTGATACGGAAGTAAATTTGGCGGTCAATTTGGCTGAGAAATTCACCAAGTTGGACCCGACTTTCAGCATTGCCATTTCTGGTGGTGGATCGGGATTAGGGATCACTTCTTTGATGAATGGACAGGCAGACATTGCCAATTCCTCGAGGCCACTTTCCGAGGAGGAGGTTCAGCAATTCCAAGATAAGAACATCGATATAAAAACGGTTGTTTTTGCCGAGGATGCAACAGCCTTTATTGTTCATAAGGATTTGCCGATTGATTCCATTGATGTAGAAACCTTGGCGAAAATTATGGATGGAAGCATTAAAAATTGGTCGGAGGTTAATGCAATCAATTCTCCGGTCAACATTTATGGTCGTCAGAGCAGCTCTGGTACGCATTCCTTTGTAAAAAAGAAACTGAAGATTGAATTTGCCAACACGGCAAAGGAGATGACTGGGAATGCCCAGATTATCGAGGGAGTCAAGGCGGATAAGACTGGGATTGGTTATGTAGGAGCTGGTTATGTTTCCCCAGATCCGCAAGAAGCGCAAGGCATAAAAATACTAAAGATCAAAAAGGATAAAACCAGCCATTCAATATCACCATTGGATCAGGATGCGATCAATAATGGTACATACTTCTTCCAAAGACCGCTGTACCAATTTATCCTGGCAAAATCTTGGGAAAAGGTTCGCCCATTTATCAATTTCGAACGCAGCCCTGCGGGAAGAATATTAATTGAAGACCATGGTTATTATATCTTAGAAAATCAAAAAAATGAAATATAG
- the pstC gene encoding phosphate ABC transporter permease subunit PstC encodes MKYRARLSLDVFFKFVFKATGFLVLALLGGILAMLIYNSFSFFLDVRPLDFITGMEWNPTGKNPKYGMLPLIISTTIVTFGAMLIAIPLGIGTAAFIAEYASPRLKNFLKPAIEMLAAIPSVVIGFLGIVVVSPGIASLADLSNGLNALNGAILLAVMALPTIITVAEDAIHAVPKTYKEASYGVGATKWQTLCKVVIPAAAPGIIAAVMLGVGRAIGETMTVLMATGNASILPTSMFDSVKTMTATIAIEMGEVPYQTTHYFALYAIATVLFIMTLAANMLGEYFINRFRKYHAA; translated from the coding sequence ATGAAATATAGAGCAAGATTATCCTTGGACGTTTTTTTCAAATTCGTTTTCAAGGCCACAGGATTTTTGGTGCTAGCTTTACTGGGCGGAATATTAGCCATGTTGATTTACAATTCCTTTTCATTTTTCTTGGATGTCAGACCCTTGGATTTTATTACAGGGATGGAATGGAATCCTACCGGAAAGAATCCAAAATACGGGATGCTTCCATTAATCATTAGTACCACGATCGTCACCTTCGGGGCGATGTTGATCGCTATTCCCTTAGGGATTGGAACAGCTGCATTTATTGCAGAATATGCCAGTCCGAGGTTGAAGAATTTTTTGAAACCGGCGATTGAAATGCTTGCTGCAATTCCTTCCGTGGTGATCGGTTTCTTAGGTATTGTGGTGGTAAGCCCAGGGATTGCGAGCTTAGCTGATCTTTCTAATGGCTTAAATGCCTTGAATGGCGCCATATTATTGGCTGTAATGGCTTTGCCAACAATCATTACGGTCGCTGAAGATGCCATACATGCTGTTCCAAAGACATATAAGGAAGCAAGTTATGGAGTAGGGGCGACTAAATGGCAAACACTTTGTAAAGTAGTGATTCCAGCAGCGGCGCCGGGCATTATTGCTGCGGTGATGCTAGGGGTTGGCCGTGCAATCGGTGAAACCATGACCGTATTGATGGCGACCGGAAATGCATCCATCTTACCGACCAGTATGTTTGACTCCGTAAAAACCATGACAGCGACCATCGCTATTGAAATGGGGGAAGTTCCGTATCAAACAACACATTATTTCGCACTATATGCCATTGCAACAGTTTTATTCATCATGACATTAGCAGCAAATATGTTGGGCGAGTATTTTATTAACCGATTCAGAAAATATCATGCAGCGTAG
- the pstA gene encoding phosphate ABC transporter permease PstA, which produces MQRRTHRLSSIIEWGTLLTSTLLVCFFLVVVIWEIVSKGSSQLSWEFVSKVPSDGMTKGGILTPIIGTVLLTLITALFSIPFGVACAIYLQEYAEDSWLTRTIRASIRNLSGVPSIIYGLFGLALFVQAMHFGTSLIAAGLTLGLLSLPYIITTTEEALMRIPNSTREAALAVGATKFETIKDVIIPSAMSGILTGVVLTLSRAAGETAPILFTGAAFYINGTSAFINQEFMALPYHLYMLSTQHQSIDEVRPIAYGTALVLIIVVFLLNLTAFYIRYKYRKNEN; this is translated from the coding sequence ATGCAGCGTAGAACACATAGATTATCAAGTATCATTGAGTGGGGTACTTTATTGACCAGTACCTTATTGGTGTGTTTTTTTCTGGTGGTTGTGATTTGGGAAATTGTTTCCAAAGGTTCTAGTCAACTTTCTTGGGAATTTGTTTCTAAAGTTCCGTCCGATGGAATGACCAAAGGAGGGATCCTGACACCTATCATTGGAACCGTTTTGCTTACTTTGATTACGGCATTGTTTTCCATTCCATTCGGCGTTGCCTGTGCCATCTATCTCCAAGAATATGCAGAGGATAGCTGGTTAACCAGGACCATTCGTGCTTCCATCCGTAACCTTTCTGGGGTACCTTCCATAATCTATGGCCTTTTTGGATTGGCATTATTTGTACAGGCCATGCATTTTGGAACATCATTAATTGCTGCCGGCTTAACCTTAGGGCTCCTGTCCTTACCGTATATCATTACCACAACAGAGGAAGCACTGATGCGAATCCCGAATTCAACCCGAGAAGCAGCATTAGCGGTTGGAGCAACAAAATTTGAGACCATTAAAGATGTGATCATTCCATCAGCCATGTCAGGGATTTTGACAGGTGTTGTACTGACATTGTCACGGGCAGCCGGAGAAACAGCTCCCATACTATTTACAGGTGCCGCATTTTACATCAATGGTACCAGTGCATTTATCAATCAAGAATTTATGGCCTTGCCATATCACTTATATATGTTGTCAACACAGCATCAATCCATCGATGAAGTCCGTCCGATCGCTTATGGTACGGCTCTCGTATTAATCATTGTTGTGTTCTTACTAAACCTGACCGCATTTTATATTCGTTATAAGTACAGAAAAAATGAAAACTAA
- the pstB gene encoding phosphate ABC transporter ATP-binding protein PstB, protein MKTKLSAENLNISFGTKHVLNNVNVEFAENEITALIGPSGCGKSTLLRSFNRMHDLSADAKITGSLKLEDLDLYSKSVPVTEIRKRIGMVFQKANPFPKSIYENIAYGLKINNLPHDKAIIEKALREAFLWEEVKNDLKMPATRLSGGQQQRLCIARAVALRPEVILMDEPCSALDPVSTLKIEELIMHLKEKYTIVIVTHNMQQAQRIADKTVFMYLGEVKEEGLTQQIFGNPLNEVTANYITGQFG, encoded by the coding sequence ATGAAAACTAAGTTATCCGCAGAAAATCTAAACATCAGTTTCGGTACCAAGCATGTGCTGAATAATGTGAACGTGGAGTTTGCAGAAAATGAAATTACAGCCTTGATTGGACCCTCAGGATGCGGAAAGAGTACTTTGTTGCGTTCTTTCAATAGAATGCATGACCTTTCAGCAGATGCCAAAATAACAGGCTCCTTGAAGTTGGAGGATCTCGATCTTTATTCCAAATCCGTTCCTGTTACGGAAATCAGAAAGCGAATTGGCATGGTTTTCCAAAAAGCCAATCCATTTCCGAAGAGTATCTATGAGAATATCGCTTATGGCTTAAAGATCAACAATTTGCCACATGATAAAGCTATCATTGAAAAGGCTTTGCGTGAAGCATTCCTATGGGAAGAGGTAAAGAACGATTTGAAAATGCCTGCTACCCGTTTATCTGGTGGTCAGCAACAGCGTTTATGTATAGCACGTGCGGTTGCCCTGAGACCTGAAGTTATTTTGATGGATGAGCCCTGTTCGGCTCTGGATCCTGTGAGTACCTTGAAAATCGAAGAGCTGATCATGCACCTGAAAGAGAAATACACGATCGTTATTGTTACCCATAATATGCAACAGGCGCAGCGTATTGCTGATAAAACAGTCTTTATGTACTTAGGAGAGGTAAAAGAAGAGGGCTTGACCCAGCAAATATTTGGAAATCCGCTGAACGAAGTTACCGCAAATTACATTACTGGCCAGTTTGGCTAA
- a CDS encoding arylesterase has product MNHIKSIISAVSVVFLLASCNNSNPQQKSPSSSDSTTLDTTKTESSKRILFFGNSLTAGLGLDDQSEAFPALIQGKIDSLNLGYTCINAGLSGETSAGGKDRVDWLLKDKIDVFVLELGANDGLRGISPDATYQNLNEIVNKVKKAYPDCKLVLAGMMVPPSMGDQYFKDFAAIFPKLAKEQNMTLVPFLLDKVAGIQTLNQGDGVHPTKEGQQILAENVWAHLKGIL; this is encoded by the coding sequence ATGAATCACATCAAATCTATAATATCAGCCGTTTCCGTTGTTTTTTTACTTGCATCTTGCAATAACTCCAACCCACAGCAGAAATCTCCATCATCTTCTGATAGTACAACGCTCGATACGACCAAAACAGAAAGCAGCAAGCGCATCCTGTTTTTCGGCAATAGTTTGACAGCAGGATTAGGGTTAGATGACCAGTCGGAAGCATTTCCGGCCTTGATACAAGGCAAAATTGACTCTTTGAATTTAGGGTATACCTGTATAAATGCAGGTCTGAGCGGCGAAACTTCAGCCGGTGGAAAAGATAGGGTTGATTGGTTATTGAAAGATAAGATTGATGTATTCGTCCTTGAATTAGGTGCCAATGATGGACTACGTGGGATCTCACCAGATGCCACTTACCAAAACCTAAACGAAATTGTTAACAAAGTCAAAAAAGCATATCCAGATTGCAAGCTTGTTCTTGCAGGGATGATGGTTCCGCCAAGCATGGGTGATCAATATTTCAAGGATTTCGCAGCAATATTCCCGAAACTGGCCAAAGAGCAGAATATGACCTTAGTACCTTTCCTATTGGACAAAGTTGCCGGAATCCAAACCCTGAACCAAGGTGATGGCGTACATCCCACTAAGGAAGGACAACAAATCTTAGCAGAAAACGTTTGGGCGCATTTAAAAGGTATATTATAG
- a CDS encoding ABC transporter ATP-binding protein produces MSSTMILQVQHVFKNYQIGDHKIPVLNDINFEIEEGSTVSIVGPSGSGKTTLLGLCAGLDQSSEGDILLNGIKLTGLSEDKLAQVRNEHVGFVFQNFQLLPTLTALENVLVPMELRGMKNKQKDALELLDKVGLSSRSDHYPSQLSGGEQQRVSLARAFANKPKILFADEPTGNLDAETSAIIEDMLFQLNKESGTTLVIVTHDLDLAAKTQKIIPIKGGRIQ; encoded by the coding sequence ATGTCATCTACTATGATCCTACAAGTTCAGCATGTCTTCAAGAATTACCAAATTGGAGACCATAAAATCCCAGTCTTAAATGATATCAATTTTGAAATAGAAGAAGGTTCCACCGTTTCTATTGTGGGACCCTCAGGCAGCGGCAAGACCACCTTGTTAGGTTTGTGCGCGGGTCTGGACCAAAGTTCGGAAGGGGATATCCTCCTAAATGGAATAAAATTAACCGGGCTGAGCGAGGATAAATTGGCTCAGGTAAGAAATGAACATGTTGGTTTTGTATTCCAAAATTTCCAATTGTTGCCTACGCTTACAGCATTGGAAAATGTATTGGTTCCGATGGAATTGCGGGGAATGAAGAATAAACAAAAGGATGCTTTGGAACTGTTGGACAAGGTAGGTCTATCTTCTCGTTCAGACCATTACCCTTCCCAGCTATCGGGTGGTGAACAACAACGGGTTTCCCTGGCGCGGGCATTTGCCAATAAACCTAAGATATTATTTGCAGACGAACCCACTGGAAACCTGGATGCAGAAACCAGCGCGATCATTGAAGACATGTTGTTTCAGTTGAATAAAGAATCTGGGACTACTTTGGTTATCGTGACCCATGATCTGGACCTAGCGGCCAAAACACAAAAGATAATTCCAATTAAGGGAGGAAGGATCCAATGA
- a CDS encoding ABC transporter permease yields MNWRWILLMAWRDSRKNRSRLFLFISSIILGIAALVAMNSFNENLRKDIDSQAAELIGADLELESRREPSSEAMKFIDSLKGMSEDFAKEERFMSMIRFPKAEGSRLVQVRAIEGHYPFYGEVETNPSDSYRDFGTKAGVYVENSLLLQFNAVVNDSVQLGNNSYPILGNVLSQPGQAAIAGAMAPSVFVPIAQLKNSGLQQQGSRIEYHYYFKLPKGFAVDKEVEKLDKKIEELQLRASTIQTTKENTGRSFADMASFMELVGFVALLLGCIGVSSSVQIYVREKLLSVAVLRCLGTTAKQAFYIFLVQFAGIGLIGGIIGAVLGSLIQYLIPVVMQDVIPVSLTTGVSWLAILEGIGLGVVIAVLFALLPLLAVRNISPLNSIRISDKEESMFKDKMSWWVYLLILIFITGFARLQMADWIQTLVFVAGVGITFLLLYGVAKAFTYLIRKFFPKGWPYLWRQGLSNLYRPNNQTVILMISIGLGTALISTMFLVQDLLINRVKISSEQSQANMLMFDIQPSQHESLSKMAKEEGYPILEAVPVVTMQLQSVNGVTLKDVVADTSSEVSSRAFRGEIRATYRDSLTKTESITSGKWVGVVGNKDTASVSLDQNYADNIKVKVGDRLSFNVQGLIIPAKVSSIRQVDWNRFQSNFRVVFAKGSIDQAPQFYLMMTKVPTEIESSKFQQKIVNNFPNVSVIDMNAVLTVLQEILDKIGFIIQFMGAFSILTGIIVLISSVRISKFQRIRENVLLRTLGASRKQIFLITISEYLFLGLLSALTGIIISLLASYLLAIFVFESVFVPSIGMIALLLVLIVGLTVLIGLINSLSVINRSPLEALRKE; encoded by the coding sequence ATGAATTGGCGCTGGATACTCTTAATGGCATGGCGGGATAGCCGGAAAAATAGATCGCGGTTATTCCTCTTTATATCTTCCATTATATTGGGGATAGCGGCCTTGGTTGCAATGAATTCCTTTAATGAAAATCTGAGAAAGGACATTGATTCGCAAGCTGCGGAATTGATCGGTGCGGATCTGGAACTGGAAAGCCGCAGGGAGCCTTCTTCAGAAGCCATGAAATTTATTGATTCCCTTAAGGGTATGAGTGAGGATTTTGCCAAGGAAGAAAGATTTATGTCCATGATCCGTTTTCCAAAGGCGGAGGGCTCCAGATTGGTGCAAGTACGTGCCATTGAAGGTCATTATCCTTTTTATGGTGAAGTGGAAACTAATCCTTCCGATAGCTATCGGGATTTTGGTACCAAGGCCGGTGTATATGTGGAGAATTCACTTTTGTTGCAATTTAACGCTGTGGTAAATGATTCCGTCCAACTTGGGAACAACAGTTATCCAATCTTAGGGAATGTGCTTTCCCAGCCTGGACAGGCTGCCATAGCAGGAGCCATGGCACCTTCGGTTTTTGTACCGATTGCCCAATTGAAGAATTCGGGCCTGCAACAGCAGGGAAGTCGAATTGAATACCATTATTATTTTAAATTGCCTAAAGGATTTGCTGTTGATAAGGAGGTTGAAAAATTAGATAAAAAGATTGAGGAGCTGCAGTTGAGGGCATCAACCATACAGACTACGAAAGAAAATACCGGTAGGTCTTTTGCCGACATGGCTAGCTTCATGGAATTGGTAGGATTTGTGGCCCTGTTGCTAGGCTGTATTGGCGTATCAAGTTCCGTTCAGATCTATGTTCGCGAAAAACTGCTTTCTGTTGCTGTGTTGAGATGTTTGGGTACAACAGCGAAGCAGGCCTTTTATATCTTTTTGGTTCAATTTGCAGGTATAGGGCTAATCGGAGGTATCATTGGAGCAGTTTTAGGCTCCTTGATCCAATATTTAATTCCCGTGGTCATGCAAGATGTCATACCAGTGAGCTTGACGACTGGTGTGTCCTGGCTTGCCATCTTAGAAGGCATTGGTTTAGGTGTCGTTATAGCAGTTTTATTTGCGCTGTTGCCACTATTGGCCGTACGAAATATTTCTCCGCTGAACTCTATTCGGATATCAGATAAAGAGGAAAGCATGTTTAAGGATAAGATGAGCTGGTGGGTGTACCTTTTGATCTTGATCTTTATTACCGGATTTGCCAGGCTTCAAATGGCAGATTGGATACAGACTTTAGTTTTTGTTGCAGGAGTAGGCATTACCTTTTTATTGCTTTACGGTGTAGCAAAGGCTTTCACATATCTTATCAGGAAATTCTTTCCGAAGGGATGGCCTTATCTCTGGCGACAGGGCTTGTCCAATCTTTACCGCCCTAATAACCAAACGGTGATCTTGATGATATCCATCGGTCTGGGAACGGCTCTGATCTCGACCATGTTTTTGGTGCAGGATCTATTGATCAATCGGGTGAAAATCTCTTCAGAACAGAGTCAGGCCAATATGCTGATGTTTGATATTCAGCCTTCGCAGCATGAATCGCTTTCTAAAATGGCGAAAGAGGAGGGCTATCCCATATTAGAAGCAGTACCTGTTGTTACCATGCAATTGCAGAGTGTCAATGGCGTGACTTTAAAGGATGTTGTTGCAGATACCAGCAGTGAAGTTTCTTCAAGAGCGTTTCGCGGGGAAATCCGTGCGACCTATCGCGATTCTTTGACCAAAACGGAAAGCATTACTTCCGGTAAATGGGTAGGGGTTGTGGGAAATAAGGATACCGCCTCGGTTTCTTTGGACCAGAATTATGCCGATAACATCAAGGTGAAGGTTGGAGATAGGTTGTCTTTCAATGTTCAGGGATTGATCATTCCTGCAAAGGTCAGTAGCATCAGGCAAGTAGATTGGAATCGCTTCCAATCTAATTTTAGGGTTGTCTTTGCCAAGGGAAGCATCGATCAAGCACCCCAGTTTTATCTGATGATGACTAAGGTGCCTACAGAAATAGAATCCAGTAAATTTCAACAGAAGATCGTCAATAATTTCCCGAATGTTTCCGTAATCGATATGAATGCTGTTTTAACGGTACTGCAGGAAATTCTAGATAAAATTGGGTTTATCATCCAATTTATGGGGGCTTTCAGTATCCTTACAGGAATCATCGTTTTGATATCTTCGGTGCGGATCAGCAAGTTTCAGCGGATTCGCGAAAATGTGCTTTTGCGTACATTAGGCGCAAGCAGAAAGCAGATCTTTCTCATTACCATCAGTGAGTACCTGTTTTTAGGATTGCTTTCTGCCTTAACGGGTATAATAATTTCACTTCTAGCGAGTTATTTATTAGCTATTTTTGTTTTTGAAAGTGTATTTGTGCCATCTATTGGTATGATCGCTTTGTTGTTGGTGCTGATTGTGGGATTGACTGTTCTGATCGGATTGATCAACAGCTTGTCAGTCATCAATCGTTCTCCTTTAGAAGCTTTGCGAAAAGAATAA